Proteins encoded by one window of Natronomonas salsuginis:
- a CDS encoding KEOPS complex subunit Pcc1, which translates to MHTADLRFAYRSSETAAIVSEAVERELGEIGGDRATAAVSRRGATIVVEIEADDLVALRAGVNTWETLLEVAEDVADTARPGEIL; encoded by the coding sequence GTGCACACTGCCGACCTTCGTTTCGCGTATCGTTCCTCGGAAACCGCAGCGATCGTCAGCGAAGCCGTCGAGCGGGAACTCGGCGAGATCGGCGGGGATCGGGCGACGGCCGCGGTGTCCCGACGCGGAGCGACGATTGTCGTCGAGATCGAAGCCGACGATCTCGTCGCGCTGCGGGCGGGGGTGAACACGTGGGAGACGCTGCTCGAAGTTGCGGAGGACGTCGCCGACACCGCTCGACCGGGCGAGATTTTATAA
- the hpt gene encoding hypoxanthine/guanine phosphoribosyltransferase — MDQLQRSLLESPIVEKDDYHYFVHPISDGVPMLKPSLLREIVIKIIRKAQLENVDKIVTPAAMGIHISTAVSLMTDIPLVVIRKREYGLEGETPLFQRTGYSENQMYINDVDEGDNVLVLDDVLSTGGTLSAICTALEDIGANIVDIVAVIKKVDGANELDESPYSAKTLINVTVEDGEVVIIDQTGDN, encoded by the coding sequence ATGGATCAGCTTCAGCGATCGTTGCTCGAGTCGCCGATCGTCGAGAAGGACGACTACCACTACTTCGTCCATCCGATCAGCGACGGCGTGCCGATGCTCAAACCGAGCCTGCTCCGCGAGATCGTCATCAAGATCATTCGGAAGGCTCAGCTCGAAAACGTCGACAAGATCGTCACGCCGGCCGCGATGGGGATCCATATCTCCACCGCCGTCTCGCTCATGACCGATATCCCGCTCGTCGTCATCCGAAAGCGCGAGTACGGACTCGAAGGCGAAACGCCGCTGTTCCAGCGCACGGGCTACTCGGAGAATCAGATGTACATCAACGACGTCGACGAGGGCGACAACGTTCTGGTCCTCGACGACGTGCTCTCGACCGGCGGGACCCTCTCGGCGATCTGTACAGCGCTTGAGGACATCGGTGCGAACATCGTCGACATCGTCGCCGTGATCAAGAAGGTCGACGGCGCGAACGAACTCGACGAGTCACCCTACAGCGCCAAGACGCTGATCAACGTCACCGTCGAGGACGGCGAGGTCGTGATCATCGATCAGACCGGCGACAACTGA
- a CDS encoding 50S ribosomal protein L37ae, translated as MAKKGKTGSSGRFGARYGRVARRRVAEIESDMQNATVDGDSVKRVGTGIWVNEETGETFTGGAYRPETPAGKTVTRSIRAAIGDEDE; from the coding sequence ATGGCCAAGAAGGGCAAGACAGGCAGCTCCGGTCGGTTCGGTGCACGTTACGGACGGGTCGCACGCCGCCGCGTCGCGGAGATCGAGTCGGATATGCAGAACGCGACGGTCGACGGCGACAGCGTCAAGCGCGTCGGCACCGGCATCTGGGTGAACGAAGAGACCGGCGAGACGTTCACCGGCGGTGCCTATCGGCCAGAGACGCCGGCCGGAAAGACCGTCACGCGGTCCATTCGAGCCGCAATCGGCGACGAAGACGAATAA
- a CDS encoding DHH family phosphoesterase: MDDRLIDDGTIPLYRRSLLPGEGFFIPDSFNETVAEREAKEALSGVERVVVADPDADGLGCVALIRVAFGTAGLLATSPHEIDDAFEYVAEYGEPNVELFVCDLCPDSERDIEALPAVAELADSIRWFDHHQWDDALAAAVSEHAELIVGDSDAVCTTDVTLEALQHDFDERYVDLAAVTRDHDLWLREDPRSDDLADYAYWTDPEEYIGTVVEHGADLPESVTSFIDEQRIEKEALIEKAIDRAEYREVGDWTVGVTYGRCSQNEVAEAMRQEGADASVIVKPAGSASIRGTDRFERCHEVARQVNGGGHPKAAGCKPDIYDDMLDYAHHWTTHGAITKRTILDAFSTLDSAESTE, encoded by the coding sequence ATGGATGATCGACTCATCGACGACGGGACGATCCCGCTGTATCGTCGGTCGCTGCTCCCGGGTGAGGGATTTTTCATTCCGGACTCGTTCAATGAGACCGTTGCGGAGCGAGAGGCAAAGGAAGCGCTCTCGGGGGTCGAGCGGGTCGTCGTCGCGGATCCCGACGCCGATGGGCTGGGCTGCGTGGCCCTGATACGGGTCGCTTTCGGGACCGCCGGACTCCTCGCTACGAGTCCCCACGAGATCGACGACGCGTTCGAATACGTCGCTGAGTACGGCGAACCAAACGTCGAACTGTTCGTCTGTGACCTCTGTCCGGACTCCGAACGCGACATCGAGGCGCTGCCGGCCGTCGCCGAGTTGGCCGACAGCATCCGGTGGTTCGATCACCACCAGTGGGACGACGCGCTCGCCGCCGCCGTCTCCGAACACGCCGAACTGATCGTCGGCGATTCGGACGCCGTCTGTACGACTGACGTGACGCTCGAGGCGCTGCAACACGACTTCGACGAGCGCTACGTCGATCTCGCCGCCGTCACCCGCGACCACGACCTGTGGCTTCGCGAGGACCCGCGTAGCGACGACCTCGCCGACTACGCCTACTGGACCGATCCCGAGGAGTACATCGGGACGGTCGTCGAACACGGCGCGGATCTGCCCGAATCGGTCACGTCGTTTATCGACGAACAGCGGATCGAGAAGGAGGCGCTCATCGAGAAGGCGATCGACCGCGCGGAGTACCGAGAAGTCGGTGACTGGACGGTCGGCGTTACCTACGGCCGGTGCTCACAGAACGAGGTCGCGGAGGCGATGCGACAGGAGGGTGCGGACGCGTCGGTGATCGTAAAACCTGCGGGTTCGGCGTCGATTCGCGGCACCGACCGATTCGAGCGTTGCCACGAGGTCGCCCGGCAGGTCAACGGCGGTGGCCATCCGAAAGCCGCCGGCTGTAAACCCGACATCTACGATGATATGCTCGATTACGCCCATCACTGGACGACCCACGGTGCGATCACGAAACGGACGATTCTCGACGCCTTCTCGACGCTCGATTCGGCAGAATCGACCGAGTGA
- a CDS encoding glycosyltransferase, whose protein sequence is MSSLGIVVPAFQPDIEQLERYLHDLQAELTPETIRVEIDDPSEACVRRLSALDGSTAEVSAVPYRRGKGAAITAGFEALSTDRLAFTDADGSTSAAELARVIDALESADIAVGSRRHPESTIVGHRTYVRRLLGDGFAWLARRALEPSLYDYQCGAKALDGESWERIRPHIYEPGFAWDLEALAVAGALGLDIREIPIVWEDQPGSTVSPVKTTISMAKSLAVTRYRAKRLQNSSFHHAVHRGSEPIALIDRNR, encoded by the coding sequence ATGAGTTCGCTCGGGATCGTCGTCCCGGCGTTTCAGCCGGACATCGAACAGTTGGAGCGATATCTCCACGATCTCCAAGCCGAGCTGACACCCGAGACGATCCGCGTCGAGATCGACGACCCGAGCGAGGCGTGTGTGCGGCGACTTTCGGCACTCGACGGTTCGACGGCCGAGGTGAGCGCCGTTCCCTATCGGCGGGGAAAGGGTGCCGCGATAACGGCCGGGTTCGAGGCGCTCTCGACCGATCGGTTGGCGTTCACCGACGCCGACGGGAGCACGTCGGCGGCCGAACTCGCACGCGTGATCGACGCGCTGGAGTCGGCCGACATCGCGGTCGGGTCGAGGCGGCATCCCGAATCGACCATCGTCGGCCACCGGACGTACGTCCGCCGGCTACTCGGAGACGGGTTCGCATGGCTCGCTCGACGGGCGCTGGAGCCAAGTCTCTACGACTATCAGTGCGGGGCCAAAGCGCTCGATGGCGAGAGTTGGGAGCGGATTCGACCGCACATCTACGAACCCGGGTTCGCGTGGGATCTCGAGGCGCTCGCGGTCGCCGGCGCGCTCGGGTTGGACATCCGGGAGATACCGATCGTCTGGGAGGACCAACCCGGATCGACGGTGTCGCCGGTCAAGACGACGATCTCGATGGCGAAATCGCTCGCAGTGACTCGGTATCGCGCGAAGCGGCTGCAGAACAGTTCGTTCCACCACGCGGTCCATCGCGGGAGCGAGCCGATCGCGCTCATCGACCGGAACCGATGA
- a CDS encoding GtrA family protein, whose translation MDVRELGETLYAPFRFGRFASVGAVGAVCDNAVLLTLTTIGVLPELAKFAGIETAIAVMFVLNERWTFSDAGRAGLVPTLRRLATSNVVRIGGITVQLVVFSLVYRRLHVDVSAFGIDLWLLVASGAGIGLGMFVNYVTESLITWRIHRR comes from the coding sequence ATGGACGTCAGAGAGCTCGGTGAGACGCTGTACGCGCCGTTTCGATTCGGCCGATTCGCGAGTGTCGGTGCGGTGGGAGCGGTCTGCGACAACGCCGTTTTGCTCACGCTGACGACGATCGGCGTCCTCCCGGAGCTGGCGAAGTTCGCCGGGATCGAGACGGCGATCGCGGTCATGTTCGTACTCAACGAGCGCTGGACGTTTTCGGACGCCGGGCGGGCAGGTCTCGTGCCGACGCTACGGCGGTTAGCGACATCGAACGTGGTTCGAATCGGCGGCATCACCGTACAGCTCGTGGTCTTTTCGCTCGTCTACCGGCGACTCCACGTCGACGTATCGGCGTTCGGAATCGATCTGTGGCTTCTCGTCGCCAGCGGGGCAGGGATTGGGTTGGGAATGTTCGTCAACTACGTCACGGAAAGTCTCATCACGTGGCGGATCCACCGACGATAG
- a CDS encoding GNAT family N-acetyltransferase yields MTREYPDDVAGPYDDPPRSFEDRTGRHIEVRRYDGGVDTLLEMYRRFDPEDRAQGIPPTSESQIRSWLDKLLVDDCINVVGWHEELPIGHALLVPDGQGAFELAIFVLGEYQNAGIGTELIQGLLGAGRADGVEYVWLTVERWNKPAIALYRKVGFVPTDDGSFELEMATKLLEDD; encoded by the coding sequence ATGACTCGCGAATACCCTGATGACGTGGCGGGACCGTACGACGACCCACCGCGTTCGTTCGAGGACCGGACCGGCCGACACATCGAGGTCCGTCGCTACGACGGTGGGGTCGACACGCTCCTCGAAATGTATCGTCGGTTCGATCCGGAGGACCGCGCACAGGGGATTCCCCCCACCAGCGAGAGTCAGATCCGAAGCTGGCTCGACAAACTCCTCGTCGATGATTGCATCAACGTCGTCGGCTGGCACGAAGAGCTGCCGATCGGACACGCGCTCTTGGTTCCGGACGGACAGGGTGCGTTCGAGCTCGCGATCTTCGTGCTCGGCGAGTACCAGAACGCGGGAATCGGCACTGAACTGATACAGGGCCTCCTCGGTGCCGGGCGTGCGGACGGCGTCGAGTACGTCTGGTTGACGGTCGAACGCTGGAACAAACCCGCGATCGCGTTGTACCGGAAGGTCGGGTTCGTCCCGACAGACGACGGCAGCTTTGAGCTCGAGATGGCGACGAAACTGCTCGAAGACGACTGA
- a CDS encoding universal stress protein — translation MFETVVVATDGSESVSRAVDCTLDLARRFDATVHALYVVNEGRVQPLPERVQKDVRSALDERGAEALDRIADANRALDDPVELETAVRVGRPGKEIVGYVDDVDADGIAMGTRGRSGEHSFVLGSVAEHVVRTCPMPVLTVRQLE, via the coding sequence ATGTTCGAGACGGTGGTTGTAGCGACGGACGGCTCCGAGAGCGTGTCTCGGGCCGTCGATTGTACGCTCGATCTCGCTCGCCGGTTCGACGCCACGGTACACGCGCTCTACGTCGTCAACGAGGGCCGCGTCCAGCCGCTTCCCGAACGGGTACAGAAAGACGTTCGCAGCGCGCTGGACGAGCGGGGCGCGGAAGCGCTTGATCGGATCGCCGACGCGAACCGAGCGCTCGACGACCCCGTCGAGCTGGAGACGGCCGTTCGAGTCGGCCGTCCAGGAAAAGAGATCGTGGGGTACGTCGACGACGTTGACGCCGATGGGATCGCGATGGGGACGCGAGGCCGAAGCGGCGAGCACTCGTTTGTCCTCGGAAGCGTCGCCGAACACGTCGTCCGAACCTGCCCGATGCCGGTGTTGACCGTCCGCCAGTTGGAGTAG
- a CDS encoding DNA-directed RNA polymerase subunit P, which yields MSYKCSRCKRDVELDEYGGVRCPYCGHRVLLKERSRDIKEVDVE from the coding sequence ATGAGTTACAAGTGCTCCCGCTGTAAGCGAGATGTCGAACTCGACGAGTACGGCGGTGTCCGCTGTCCGTACTGCGGCCACCGCGTGCTGCTGAAAGAGCGGAGCCGCGATATCAAAGAAGTCGACGTCGAGTAG
- a CDS encoding DUF2298 domain-containing protein — protein MEYGLVVLWLATYLVLGALALPLSATIFRQFRGAGSAFAIPVALVTIAVLGYLVGHLAFGVPALIAGVAVLGGSSLRFGDPDRTEWRSYAEVAVVFTLAFSLMISIRAASPAIAPLPIAAGEKFLDYGLLRTILRSAALPPEDMWFAGESVQYYYGGQLLTALLTILTGTAPRFAYNLALSGFYAALVTAAYGLTGAIAADHGAPRRLAAVIGAFFVGLAGNLYTAVQVAAWLLPSSVVTALGVAPDSELLAWTPSSFFYWDSSRIIDGTINEFPLFAWLNGDLHAHMLTTPFTLLIAALCYSYWQTPETDTGRRRALLLLTAPVAGFLAIANTWDFPVAGGLVFLTVAFAPADPATLLPTRLATRFSTRSGVHEELRRDGLSLLGAVFVLVVGGLSVAPFWLSSASTRSIGFLPPRSDLGPLLIVHGGFLLLFVPYLTGRIVDEFEDRSSSWAVATAAAVAVGAIAAWTAGFAALALFGPILLAAWLCLRNRTDLGFETVLLLGGLGLALVVEFVYVVEPQQRGTGLERLNTVFKVYSQLWVLWSPAAGVIAARLAADRLPGSASAVRSIDATRWRSIGTVIVAIAVVFTGLYAGLAIPAQVGDDPIGSDGATLDGEAYLDARYAGEAAAIAWIDDRDGQPTIVTAAPGGYQWVPEDGEGASAPASLTGVPTVLGWFHEAQYRGSEPYEDRLADVRTIYEGNVERQSALLDRYDVEYIYVGPAERASYELSVEDHPRLTPAFEDGDVIVYAYEAT, from the coding sequence ATGGAGTACGGTCTCGTCGTCCTCTGGCTCGCCACGTATCTCGTTCTCGGTGCCCTCGCGCTGCCGCTCTCCGCCACTATCTTTCGGCAGTTCCGCGGTGCCGGATCGGCGTTTGCCATCCCGGTCGCCCTCGTCACGATCGCCGTCCTCGGGTATCTCGTCGGGCACCTCGCGTTCGGAGTCCCTGCCTTGATCGCCGGCGTGGCAGTACTCGGCGGATCGAGCCTCCGGTTCGGCGACCCGGATCGAACCGAATGGCGGTCCTACGCCGAAGTGGCCGTCGTCTTCACGCTGGCCTTCTCGCTCATGATTTCGATCCGTGCCGCCTCCCCGGCCATCGCGCCGCTACCGATCGCCGCGGGCGAGAAGTTCCTCGATTACGGGCTGCTCCGGACGATACTCCGGAGCGCCGCGTTACCGCCGGAGGACATGTGGTTCGCGGGCGAATCGGTCCAGTACTACTACGGTGGACAGCTGCTGACCGCGCTCTTGACGATCCTCACGGGAACCGCGCCGCGGTTCGCGTACAACCTCGCGCTCTCCGGTTTCTACGCCGCACTCGTCACCGCCGCCTACGGGCTCACCGGTGCGATCGCGGCCGATCACGGCGCGCCGCGGCGCCTCGCTGCGGTGATCGGCGCGTTCTTCGTCGGCCTCGCCGGGAATCTCTACACCGCTGTGCAGGTCGCCGCGTGGCTGCTCCCATCGAGTGTCGTCACCGCCCTCGGCGTCGCCCCCGATTCGGAGCTGCTCGCGTGGACGCCGTCGTCGTTCTTCTACTGGGATTCGAGTCGGATCATCGACGGGACGATCAACGAGTTCCCGCTCTTCGCATGGCTCAACGGCGACCTCCACGCACACATGCTCACGACGCCGTTCACGCTGCTGATCGCCGCGCTCTGTTACAGCTACTGGCAAACGCCAGAAACCGACACCGGGAGACGCCGCGCGCTGTTGCTCCTCACGGCCCCGGTCGCGGGCTTTCTGGCGATCGCGAACACGTGGGATTTCCCCGTCGCTGGCGGACTGGTATTCCTGACGGTCGCGTTCGCGCCCGCCGACCCTGCGACGCTGCTTCCGACGCGGCTCGCAACGCGATTTTCCACACGATCCGGCGTTCACGAAGAGCTTCGGCGCGACGGACTGTCCCTCCTCGGTGCGGTATTCGTACTCGTCGTTGGCGGGCTCAGCGTGGCTCCGTTCTGGTTGTCGAGTGCGAGTACCCGAAGCATCGGATTCCTACCGCCGCGCAGCGATCTGGGTCCGCTGTTGATCGTCCACGGCGGCTTTCTGTTGCTTTTCGTCCCCTATCTCACGGGTCGGATCGTCGACGAGTTCGAGGATCGAAGCTCGTCCTGGGCGGTCGCGACTGCCGCCGCTGTCGCCGTCGGTGCGATCGCCGCGTGGACCGCGGGATTCGCCGCGCTCGCACTCTTCGGTCCGATCCTGCTCGCCGCGTGGCTCTGTCTTCGAAATCGGACCGATCTCGGATTCGAGACGGTCTTGCTGCTCGGCGGACTCGGACTCGCGCTCGTCGTCGAGTTCGTCTACGTCGTCGAACCGCAGCAACGGGGTACTGGCCTCGAACGCCTCAACACCGTGTTCAAGGTGTACTCACAGCTGTGGGTTCTCTGGTCCCCCGCAGCGGGCGTCATTGCGGCTCGGCTGGCCGCCGATCGACTCCCCGGTTCGGCGAGTGCGGTCCGCTCGATCGATGCGACTCGGTGGCGATCGATCGGAACCGTGATCGTCGCCATCGCGGTCGTTTTTACCGGGCTGTACGCCGGCCTGGCGATCCCGGCACAGGTAGGCGACGACCCGATCGGGAGCGACGGAGCGACCCTCGACGGCGAGGCGTACCTCGACGCGAGATACGCCGGGGAAGCGGCGGCGATCGCGTGGATCGACGACCGCGACGGTCAGCCCACGATCGTCACGGCCGCCCCCGGCGGGTACCAGTGGGTCCCTGAGGACGGTGAGGGGGCGTCCGCACCGGCGAGTCTCACCGGCGTCCCGACGGTGCTCGGGTGGTTCCACGAGGCGCAGTACCGTGGGAGCGAGCCGTACGAGGATCGACTCGCCGACGTGCGAACGATCTACGAAGGGAACGTAGAGCGCCAGTCGGCGCTCCTCGATCGGTACGACGTCGAGTACATCTACGTCGGTCCCGCCGAACGGGCTTCCTACGAGTTATCCGTCGAGGACCACCCGCGGCTCACGCCGGCTTTCGAAGACGGCGACGTCATCGTGTACGCGTACGAGGCGACCTGA
- a CDS encoding universal stress protein, with protein sequence MEIDTVLVPVDGTRAAMDAVEYAIAIAERYGACVHALYLLGENAAGVMNDGSVEAEAVADRGEQVMAGIRAAAGTVPVDHSSACGFSVSRLSQHPGSVILDVAEMLDADFIVVPREPVTGDMEAVIEKAAEYVLAYASQPVLSV encoded by the coding sequence ATGGAGATCGATACGGTACTCGTCCCGGTCGACGGCACCCGGGCGGCGATGGACGCCGTCGAATACGCCATCGCGATCGCGGAACGCTACGGCGCGTGCGTTCACGCTCTGTATCTCCTCGGAGAGAACGCGGCGGGCGTGATGAACGATGGGAGCGTCGAGGCCGAGGCCGTCGCGGACCGAGGAGAACAAGTGATGGCAGGCATTCGGGCCGCGGCTGGAACCGTTCCCGTCGACCATTCCTCTGCATGCGGGTTTTCGGTCTCCAGACTGAGCCAACATCCCGGGAGCGTCATCCTCGACGTCGCCGAGATGCTGGACGCGGATTTCATCGTCGTCCCCCGAGAACCGGTTACGGGCGACATGGAGGCCGTGATCGAGAAGGCGGCCGAGTACGTGCTCGCGTACGCCTCTCAGCCGGTGCTCTCGGTGTAA